A part of Brassica rapa cultivar Chiifu-401-42 chromosome A05, CAAS_Brap_v3.01, whole genome shotgun sequence genomic DNA contains:
- the LOC103867832 gene encoding cysteine proteinase inhibitor 5-like has protein sequence MNKSIFFVLFSLILLSVHVFGLTPLEDQWIPIKDVKDPYVIEIGKFAVSEYARLNNLQLKFVTVVSGDIQIASNLKYYKLIVTANSVGNGTSKNYETIVWKLKSISELMDFEPLS, from the coding sequence ATGAATAAGTCAATCTTTTTTGTCCTCTTCTCTCTTATTCTCCTCTCTGTTCACGTGTTTGGATTGACGCCTCTCGAAGATCAATGGATTCCCATCAAAGATGTTAAAGACCCTTACGTTATAGAGATTGGTAAATTTGCGGTCTCAGAGTACGCCAGATTAAACAACCTTCAATTGAAGTTTGTGACGGTTGTTAGCGGTGATATTCAAATAGCCTCCAATTTGAAATATTACAAGCTTATAGTGACGGCTAACAGTGTCGGAAACGGCACGAGCAAAAACTATGAAACAATCGTATGGAAGCTAAAATCAATATCGGAACTCATGGATTTCGAGCCACTATCTTAA